From Paucidesulfovibrio gracilis DSM 16080, a single genomic window includes:
- a CDS encoding 4Fe-4S dicluster domain-containing protein, whose amino-acid sequence MSMNRRQFIVGAGLAATGALVPAGADAWESKAPPDPYGCLTDVTRCIGCRKCELACNEVNQLPEPETPFEDMRVLDAKRRPTAGSYTVVNRYYPGPLDDRGNLVPSFVKVQCMHCQDPACASACVTGALSKKENGAVHYDVSRCIGCRYCMVACPFEIPAYDYHDPITPEVRKCTLCFDRIQEGKAPGCASVCPTEAITFGKRSTLLDLAHQRIANDPARYVDHVYGEHEAGGTSWLYLAGQPFERLGFWEVPDAPMPKRTESIQHALFSYLWSPALLFGTLAVTMKLLHRNHDDADAE is encoded by the coding sequence ATGAGCATGAACCGACGGCAATTTATTGTCGGAGCGGGCCTGGCTGCCACGGGCGCATTGGTCCCGGCCGGGGCCGACGCCTGGGAATCCAAGGCACCGCCGGATCCATACGGATGTCTAACGGATGTGACCCGCTGCATTGGTTGCCGCAAATGCGAGCTGGCCTGCAACGAGGTCAACCAACTGCCCGAACCGGAAACCCCGTTTGAGGACATGCGGGTGCTGGACGCCAAACGCCGTCCCACTGCCGGTTCCTACACTGTGGTAAACCGATATTATCCCGGTCCTCTGGACGACAGGGGCAATCTGGTACCCAGTTTCGTCAAAGTGCAATGCATGCACTGCCAGGATCCGGCCTGCGCCTCGGCCTGCGTCACCGGTGCGCTCTCCAAAAAGGAAAACGGCGCGGTGCATTATGACGTAAGCCGTTGCATCGGCTGCCGCTACTGTATGGTGGCCTGCCCGTTTGAAATCCCGGCCTACGACTATCACGACCCGATCACGCCCGAGGTGCGCAAGTGCACACTTTGCTTTGACCGGATTCAGGAGGGCAAGGCACCGGGGTGTGCGTCGGTCTGTCCTACGGAGGCCATCACCTTCGGCAAACGCTCCACCCTGCTTGATCTGGCGCATCAGCGCATCGCCAATGATCCGGCCCGATACGTGGACCACGTCTACGGCGAGCATGAGGCGGGCGGCACAAGCTGGTTGTACTTGGCGGGCCAGCCTTTTGAGCGGCTCGGATTTTGGGAAGTCCCGGACGCCCCCATGCCCAAACGCACCGAAAGCATCCAACACGCCTTGTTCAGTTACCTTTGGTCCCCGGCCCTGCTGTTCGGCACTCTGGCCGTAACCATGAAGCTGTTGCACCGCAATCATGACGATGCGGACGCGGAATAG
- a CDS encoding catalase gives MKDGKKKLTNNAGAPVSENQNVMTAGHRGPQLLQDVWYLEKMAHFDREVIPERRMHAKGSGAYGTFTVTNDITQYTRASIFSEVGKKTELFARFSTVAGERGAADAERDIRGFALKFYTDEGNWDLVGNNTPVFFLRDPLKFPDLNHVVHRDPRTNLRSPASNWDFWTSLPEALHQVTITMSDRGIPFSFRHMNGYGSHTYSFINADNERVWCKFHFKTEQGIKCLTDAEAEAVIGKCRESNQRDLYYSIEDGKFPRWTLSVQIMTEEQAANHPYNPFDLTKVWYKNDYPLIEVGVLELNKNPENYFAEVEQSAFNPANVVPGIGFSPDKMLQGRLFSYGDAQRYRLGVNHHLIPVNKARCPFHSYHRDGQMRVDGNYGSTIGYEPNSYGEWQEQPDYSEPPLELSGAAAHWDAREDDSDYYTQPGKLFNLMSKEQQKALFGNTARAMGDAPEMVKIRHIGNCLKADPAYGEGVAKALGIDLRNVTK, from the coding sequence ATGAAAGACGGAAAGAAAAAATTGACCAACAACGCCGGGGCTCCGGTTTCTGAAAACCAGAACGTAATGACTGCGGGGCATCGTGGTCCCCAACTGTTGCAGGACGTTTGGTATCTGGAAAAAATGGCGCATTTCGACAGGGAAGTGATTCCTGAACGTCGGATGCACGCCAAAGGTTCTGGTGCCTATGGAACGTTCACAGTAACAAATGACATTACCCAATATACCCGTGCCAGTATTTTTTCTGAAGTTGGCAAAAAGACGGAATTATTTGCTCGTTTTTCAACAGTGGCAGGAGAACGTGGTGCCGCGGACGCTGAACGAGATATCCGTGGATTTGCGCTCAAATTCTACACCGACGAGGGCAACTGGGATTTGGTGGGCAACAATACTCCCGTTTTTTTCCTCCGTGACCCGCTCAAATTTCCTGACCTCAACCATGTTGTTCACCGCGATCCCCGCACCAACCTGCGCAGCCCGGCGAGCAACTGGGACTTCTGGACATCCTTGCCCGAGGCTCTTCACCAAGTGACGATTACGATGAGTGACCGGGGCATCCCGTTTTCTTTCCGTCACATGAACGGATACGGAAGCCACACATATAGTTTTATCAACGCGGACAACGAACGTGTCTGGTGCAAATTTCATTTCAAAACGGAGCAGGGCATCAAATGCCTGACGGATGCAGAGGCTGAGGCGGTGATCGGCAAATGCCGCGAGAGTAATCAACGGGATCTCTATTATTCCATTGAGGACGGGAAATTCCCGCGTTGGACCTTGTCCGTCCAGATTATGACGGAGGAACAGGCTGCCAACCACCCTTATAATCCTTTCGATTTGACAAAGGTGTGGTACAAAAATGACTATCCCCTTATCGAAGTGGGGGTTCTCGAACTCAACAAGAATCCGGAAAACTATTTTGCAGAGGTTGAACAGTCTGCCTTTAATCCTGCCAATGTCGTTCCCGGCATCGGTTTTTCTCCTGATAAAATGCTCCAGGGAAGGCTCTTCTCCTACGGCGACGCCCAGCGCTACAGGCTGGGCGTTAACCACCACCTTATCCCGGTGAACAAAGCCCGTTGTCCCTTCCACAGTTACCATCGGGATGGACAGATGCGCGTGGACGGTAACTACGGTTCCACGATTGGCTATGAGCCGAACAGCTACGGTGAGTGGCAGGAACAACCAGATTACTCTGAGCCGCCTTTGGAGTTGAGTGGTGCCGCAGCCCATTGGGATGCCCGTGAGGACGACAGCGACTACTACACTCAACCGGGCAAGCTTTTTAATCTTATGAGCAAAGAGCAACAAAAAGCGCTGTTTGGCAACACGGCCCGGGCTATGGGCGATGCGCCGGAGATGGTCAAGATTAGACACATCGGCAACTGCTTGAAGGCCGATCCGGCATATGGAGAAGGAGTGGCCAAGGCTCTGGGGATTGATCTGCGTAACGTCACGAAGTAG
- a CDS encoding Crp/Fnr family transcriptional regulator — protein sequence MSAGEDTLRELRTMPLFQGLAERDQAELADQAFIRRFDPEEMIFRQGDEVTRFHVLMEGGVKLFRSTSEGKEQTLYVVDPGEPFCLCTIYNNRVAPLNARAIAASRVMSLPGDVMEKHSHGTPLLLLNILRVLNTRLLSSMQMIEDLALRDVQQRTASFLRHTLLAQGDDADRVSLRVPRHEVARILGTTPESISRVLARMTQQGMIRAQGRDIAILDREALDRMAG from the coding sequence ATGAGCGCAGGGGAAGATACGCTTCGGGAGTTGCGAACCATGCCTCTTTTTCAGGGGCTTGCGGAGCGGGACCAAGCCGAATTGGCGGACCAGGCCTTTATCCGCCGGTTCGATCCTGAGGAAATGATTTTTCGCCAAGGGGACGAAGTCACGCGTTTCCATGTGCTCATGGAGGGCGGAGTCAAGTTGTTTCGCAGCACCAGCGAAGGCAAGGAACAGACCCTGTACGTGGTGGATCCGGGGGAACCGTTCTGCCTCTGTACCATCTATAACAACCGTGTTGCCCCGCTCAACGCACGGGCCATCGCCGCCAGCCGGGTCATGAGCCTGCCCGGGGACGTCATGGAAAAGCATTCGCACGGCACGCCGCTCTTGCTGTTGAATATTCTGCGCGTACTCAATACGCGGCTGCTCAGTTCCATGCAGATGATCGAAGACCTGGCCCTGCGGGATGTGCAGCAGCGCACGGCGTCTTTTTTGCGGCATACCCTGCTCGCCCAGGGCGATGACGCGGACCGGGTCAGCCTGCGCGTACCCCGGCACGAAGTGGCCCGCATCCTCGGCACAACCCCGGAGAGCATCTCGCGTGTTTTGGCGCGTATGACGCAGCAGGGCATGATCCGCGCCCAGGGACGGGATATTGCTATTTTGGACCGGGAGGCGCTGGACCGCATGGCCGGATAG
- a CDS encoding mechanosensitive ion channel family protein, which yields MEQLRRILADQPWLTDVLATVGLLFGAWLALFLARRVAVRAVHAVVRRTRMPWDDALQQHKVFTTLTWFAPLLVLSHLGDVFPAQAQWIDRGVNALGLLVGALALSGLLSVLNQLYQSLPLSGRRPIKGAVQLVRLFVFILAGVAMLALLMGESPWGLLSGVGAFTAVLMLVFRDTILSFVAGIRLIGEDLIRKGDWLEVPEYGADGDVIDIALHTVLVQNWDKTIVSIPTFKLVDGAFRNWRGMTESGGRRIKRSLILDLSSVRFVDEEMLDALRKVERIQGYLETRTTEVQAWNRDHGVNTEHPLNGRRLTNLGCFRAYAERYLRENPYLRQDMILMVRQLEPTPQGLPLEIYAFASDIAWVRYESIQADIFDHLLAALPWFELRVYQRERAPDPRGKDVL from the coding sequence GTGGAACAATTGCGCCGAATCCTCGCGGACCAGCCCTGGCTGACCGATGTCCTCGCCACTGTTGGCCTGCTCTTCGGGGCATGGCTGGCTTTGTTTCTGGCCCGCAGAGTGGCGGTGCGCGCCGTGCACGCCGTGGTGCGCCGAACCCGCATGCCCTGGGACGACGCCTTACAGCAACACAAGGTGTTCACCACCTTAACCTGGTTTGCGCCGCTGTTGGTGCTCTCGCACCTGGGAGACGTTTTCCCCGCCCAGGCCCAGTGGATCGACCGGGGCGTGAACGCGCTCGGATTGCTGGTGGGCGCTCTGGCGCTTTCCGGCCTGCTCTCCGTGCTCAACCAGCTTTACCAATCCCTGCCGCTCTCCGGACGGCGGCCCATCAAGGGCGCGGTGCAGCTCGTCCGGTTGTTCGTTTTCATCCTCGCGGGCGTGGCCATGCTGGCCTTGCTCATGGGCGAATCCCCCTGGGGGCTGCTCTCCGGCGTCGGCGCATTCACCGCCGTGCTCATGCTCGTGTTTCGCGACACCATTCTTTCCTTTGTGGCCGGCATCCGGCTCATCGGCGAGGATCTGATCCGTAAGGGAGACTGGCTGGAAGTGCCGGAATACGGCGCGGACGGCGATGTGATCGACATTGCCCTGCACACGGTGCTGGTGCAGAACTGGGACAAGACCATCGTCTCCATCCCCACGTTCAAGCTTGTGGACGGCGCTTTCCGCAACTGGCGGGGCATGACCGAATCCGGTGGCCGCCGTATCAAGCGGTCCCTGATTCTCGACCTCTCCTCGGTACGGTTCGTGGATGAGGAAATGCTCGACGCGTTGCGCAAAGTGGAACGGATTCAAGGCTACCTGGAAACAAGAACCACCGAGGTGCAGGCCTGGAATCGTGATCACGGCGTGAACACGGAACATCCGCTCAACGGCCGACGCCTTACCAATTTGGGCTGCTTTCGGGCCTATGCGGAACGATATCTGCGGGAAAATCCGTATTTACGGCAGGATATGATTTTGATGGTGCGGCAATTGGAACCCACGCCCCAGGGGTTGCCCCTGGAAATTTACGCCTTTGCCAGCGATATTGCCTGGGTGCGCTACGAGTCCATTCAGGCCGATATTTTCGATCATCTGTTGGCTGCCCTACCCTGGTTTGAACTGCGGGTCTACCAACGCGAACGCGCCCCGGATCCGCGCGGGAAGGACGTGCTGTAA
- a CDS encoding type III pantothenate kinase: MQHISLLADLGNTTIKFRPATPDRLLGKTHAAPTRKPDQWADAARRALGSVPPHEAAREPGAAFPRPLLLAAASVVPGSVEHLRAVARILETPCRLVPGELPLDIENQYARPDEVGADRLTVAYAARRLSDASRLIVLDFGTATTFDCVRDNAYLGGLICPGVRSSIRSFTEDTAQLPRPSLEVDPTGLHIGISTMDSLNQGVVFGFAAMAEGLIRRLETALGGPALVLATGGYARHIAPVCPAITDVRPDLVLEGLRLALPE; this comes from the coding sequence GTGCAACACATCAGTTTGCTGGCGGATCTGGGCAATACCACCATCAAATTCCGGCCCGCCACACCGGACCGGCTGCTGGGAAAAACCCACGCCGCCCCCACGCGCAAGCCGGACCAGTGGGCGGATGCGGCCCGACGCGCCCTGGGCAGCGTGCCTCCGCACGAGGCGGCCCGAGAACCCGGCGCGGCCTTTCCACGACCGCTTCTGCTGGCGGCCGCGTCCGTCGTGCCAGGGAGTGTGGAACATCTGCGCGCCGTGGCCCGGATTTTGGAAACACCCTGCCGGCTGGTGCCGGGGGAACTGCCCCTGGACATCGAAAATCAATATGCCCGTCCCGACGAAGTGGGCGCGGACCGGCTCACCGTGGCCTACGCGGCCCGACGGCTTTCGGACGCATCCCGGCTCATCGTCTTGGATTTCGGGACGGCCACGACCTTTGACTGCGTACGCGACAACGCCTACCTGGGCGGACTGATTTGCCCGGGCGTGCGTTCCTCCATCCGCTCCTTTACCGAGGACACCGCCCAACTGCCCCGGCCCAGCCTGGAGGTGGACCCAACCGGACTGCATATCGGGATAAGCACCATGGATAGTCTGAATCAGGGGGTGGTCTTTGGTTTTGCGGCCATGGCCGAAGGGTTGATCCGCCGTTTGGAAACGGCCCTGGGCGGCCCGGCTCTGGTCCTGGCCACGGGTGGCTATGCCCGGCACATCGCGCCCGTATGCCCGGCCATCACGGACGTGCGGCCGGATCTCGTGCTTGAGGGGCTGCGCCTGGCCCTGCCCGAATAG
- the nrfD gene encoding NrfD/PsrC family molybdoenzyme membrane anchor subunit, which translates to MQHQPRPIDRPFWTPGVLVLLGFMIAGAVALLARFIGGLGYATNLSNATPWGIWIGLDVGSGVALAAGGFTTAALAHIFGRRAYEAVTRPALLTAALGYSFVAFAILVDIGRSWAIWKPMIFHNYNSALFEVAMCVMTYLTVLWIEMVPILAERFGQRVPLLAWLDKRLSAFMWVFIILGVVLSCMHQSSLGTLMVIAQTKMHVLWNTPFLPLLFLLSAFAVGYPMVIVETNLATTSLRLDNEMDVLGPLSRFTIVTLGAYLLVRLWDVLYRGALGAAFDGSAAANSFLAEVGLGVILPWILLLFPTVRGSRRGLFFSALLIVGGVVLNRVNVFIVAYTPHTATSPYFPAMAEILVTAGAVATIMFLYRVFVTWTPVLSAPKQEEVAS; encoded by the coding sequence ATGCAGCATCAACCGCGACCCATTGACCGGCCTTTCTGGACCCCCGGCGTTCTGGTCCTGCTCGGCTTTATGATCGCTGGAGCTGTGGCGCTCCTGGCCCGTTTCATCGGCGGCCTGGGCTATGCCACGAACCTGAGCAACGCCACGCCCTGGGGCATCTGGATCGGCCTGGATGTCGGCTCCGGTGTGGCGCTCGCGGCCGGAGGGTTCACCACCGCGGCCCTGGCGCACATCTTTGGACGGCGCGCCTACGAAGCCGTGACCCGCCCTGCGCTGCTCACCGCGGCCCTGGGCTACAGCTTCGTGGCCTTTGCCATCCTGGTGGATATCGGCCGTTCCTGGGCCATCTGGAAACCCATGATCTTCCACAACTATAATTCCGCGCTGTTCGAGGTGGCCATGTGCGTCATGACCTACCTCACGGTGCTTTGGATCGAAATGGTACCCATCCTGGCGGAACGCTTCGGCCAGCGCGTGCCGCTTTTGGCCTGGCTGGATAAGCGGCTCTCCGCCTTCATGTGGGTATTCATCATTCTAGGCGTGGTGCTCTCCTGCATGCACCAGTCCAGCCTGGGGACGCTCATGGTCATCGCCCAGACCAAGATGCACGTGCTGTGGAACACGCCGTTCCTGCCGCTCTTGTTCCTGCTCTCCGCTTTTGCCGTGGGCTATCCCATGGTCATCGTGGAAACCAACCTAGCCACCACGTCCCTGCGTCTGGATAATGAAATGGATGTGCTGGGACCGCTCTCCCGGTTCACCATCGTGACCCTGGGCGCGTACCTGCTGGTCCGGCTTTGGGATGTGCTCTACCGGGGCGCGCTGGGCGCGGCCTTTGACGGCTCTGCAGCGGCCAACAGCTTTTTGGCCGAAGTGGGGCTGGGCGTGATCCTGCCCTGGATTTTGCTGCTGTTCCCCACGGTACGCGGATCGCGGCGCGGCCTGTTCTTCTCGGCCCTGCTCATCGTAGGCGGCGTGGTGCTCAACAGGGTGAACGTCTTCATCGTGGCCTATACCCCACACACCGCTACCTCGCCCTACTTCCCGGCCATGGCTGAAATTCTGGTGACCGCCGGTGCCGTGGCCACCATCATGTTCCTCTACCGCGTCTTTGTGACCTGGACCCCGGTGCTCTCCGCGCCCAAGCAGGAGGAGGTGGCCTCATGA
- a CDS encoding cytochrome ubiquinol oxidase subunit I: MEYPIWQLTTLGGGFWVALIATVHVFVAQFAVGGGLFLVLTEQYAYKHNSPEILNYVKKHSKFFLLLTMVFGGVTGVGIWFTIALLSPQATITLIHHFVFGWASEWVCFLGEIVALLVYYYGWKRLSRSQHIAVGWLYFIFAWLSLFLVNGIIGFMLTPGDWIQTERFWDGFFNPSFWPSLFFRSFLAFMLAGLFGFLTATRVRDEAARTRLVRVCALWTIAPFVLFLASGWWYLVAMPEPQQSMILAKSHRVSEFFQYFWIFAPLVVVGGLVMAVRMPRSISFPVAFVILALGLGLSGSFEFIREAGRKPYLIYHEIYSNSILSAEAAEINETGALARAKWAPADLDPEKDPVKAGEFLFQLQCASCHSIGGPMNDILPRTEKFTHIGMDALLNGMGKVNKYMPPFLGTLDERHALAAYIVEELHGKADTGEKIFEPVDLPFEVPPFDQNAPEDGGDEYVLLAWNNLGMHCISDSDSNWVLLPPANDLFAQLVQRGDPPMLVTDNVRLSYKVEPGFENPSAHSEFWDFAHILFGLPEPLPKNIGLAGKGVEGEMDLEDHAGWFEAKLIPVVPYPDSGGYQPYPLFTIQAHDAESGELLAETKVVAPTSTEMGCKNCHGGPWKVDDFAGISAETGRDVLTVHDRMNGTSLAQSAEDGKPVLCQSCHPDPVLGAEGNPELLNLPAALHGLHAQYLTDRGSEACAYCHPNRPDGPTQCLRGRHADFAECADCHGTLEDHAISLLKAEKDKKGAAVLLSQLESRMVDSAEQVQPRIPWLNEPDCLNCHVGFENPGLNAFNVWTEGGDKLFRNRHDDMGIIACAGCHNSPHATYPARNIYGADRDNIPPLQFQGVAGTMGTEGGCVCHTVTMDYSAHHENQLP; this comes from the coding sequence ATGGAATATCCCATTTGGCAACTCACCACCCTGGGCGGCGGCTTCTGGGTCGCGCTCATCGCCACGGTCCATGTTTTCGTGGCCCAGTTCGCCGTGGGCGGCGGGCTGTTCCTGGTGCTGACGGAACAATACGCCTACAAACATAATTCGCCGGAAATTCTGAACTACGTCAAAAAACACTCCAAATTCTTCCTGCTGCTGACCATGGTCTTCGGCGGGGTGACCGGAGTGGGCATCTGGTTCACCATTGCCCTGCTCTCTCCGCAGGCCACCATCACGCTCATCCACCACTTCGTGTTCGGCTGGGCGTCGGAATGGGTCTGTTTCCTGGGGGAAATCGTGGCCCTGCTGGTCTATTATTACGGCTGGAAACGGCTCAGCCGCAGTCAGCACATTGCCGTGGGCTGGCTGTACTTTATCTTTGCCTGGCTCTCGCTCTTCCTGGTCAACGGCATCATCGGCTTCATGCTCACCCCTGGCGACTGGATCCAGACGGAACGGTTCTGGGACGGGTTCTTCAACCCCTCGTTCTGGCCGTCCCTGTTCTTCCGCAGCTTCCTTGCCTTCATGCTGGCGGGGTTGTTCGGCTTCCTCACGGCCACCCGCGTCCGGGACGAAGCAGCCCGCACCCGGCTGGTGCGCGTCTGCGCGCTGTGGACCATCGCCCCGTTCGTGCTCTTTCTGGCCTCGGGCTGGTGGTATCTGGTCGCCATGCCCGAACCCCAGCAAAGCATGATCCTGGCCAAATCGCACCGGGTTTCCGAGTTCTTCCAGTACTTCTGGATTTTTGCTCCGCTGGTCGTGGTGGGCGGACTGGTCATGGCCGTACGCATGCCCCGGTCCATCTCCTTCCCGGTGGCCTTCGTCATCCTGGCCCTGGGGCTGGGATTGAGCGGCTCCTTTGAATTCATCCGTGAGGCAGGACGCAAGCCCTACCTCATCTACCATGAAATCTATTCCAACTCGATTCTCTCGGCCGAGGCCGCGGAAATCAATGAAACCGGGGCGCTGGCCCGGGCCAAATGGGCGCCTGCGGATCTTGATCCGGAAAAGGATCCCGTCAAGGCCGGTGAATTCCTCTTCCAACTGCAATGCGCGAGCTGTCACTCCATCGGCGGTCCCATGAACGACATCCTGCCGCGCACGGAAAAATTCACCCATATCGGCATGGACGCCCTGCTCAACGGCATGGGCAAGGTCAATAAATACATGCCGCCCTTCCTGGGTACTCTGGACGAACGCCACGCCCTGGCCGCCTACATCGTCGAAGAACTGCACGGCAAAGCCGATACCGGCGAAAAAATCTTTGAACCGGTGGACCTGCCCTTTGAAGTGCCGCCCTTTGACCAAAACGCGCCGGAAGACGGCGGAGATGAATACGTGCTCCTGGCCTGGAACAACCTGGGCATGCACTGCATCTCGGACTCCGACAGCAACTGGGTGTTGCTGCCCCCGGCCAACGACCTCTTTGCGCAACTCGTGCAACGGGGCGACCCGCCCATGCTCGTCACAGACAATGTCCGCCTGAGCTACAAGGTGGAACCGGGATTTGAAAATCCCTCGGCCCATTCGGAATTCTGGGACTTCGCCCATATCCTCTTTGGATTGCCCGAGCCACTGCCCAAAAACATCGGACTGGCCGGAAAAGGCGTGGAAGGGGAAATGGACCTCGAAGACCACGCCGGATGGTTTGAAGCCAAACTCATTCCCGTAGTTCCCTACCCGGACTCGGGCGGCTACCAGCCGTACCCGCTCTTTACCATTCAGGCACATGATGCGGAATCCGGAGAACTGCTGGCCGAAACCAAGGTCGTGGCCCCCACGTCCACGGAAATGGGCTGCAAAAACTGCCACGGCGGTCCCTGGAAGGTGGACGACTTCGCAGGCATTTCCGCAGAAACCGGACGCGACGTGCTCACCGTGCATGACCGCATGAACGGCACCTCCCTGGCGCAAAGCGCGGAAGACGGCAAGCCCGTGCTCTGCCAGAGCTGCCACCCCGATCCAGTGCTCGGTGCGGAAGGCAATCCCGAACTGCTGAATCTGCCCGCGGCCCTGCATGGACTGCACGCCCAATACCTTACGGACCGCGGCTCCGAAGCCTGCGCCTACTGCCACCCCAACCGGCCCGACGGTCCCACGCAATGCCTGCGCGGACGCCACGCCGACTTTGCGGAATGCGCCGACTGCCACGGCACGCTTGAAGACCACGCCATATCCCTGCTCAAGGCGGAAAAAGACAAGAAAGGCGCGGCAGTGCTGCTCAGTCAGCTCGAATCCCGCATGGTGGACAGCGCCGAACAGGTGCAGCCCCGCATTCCATGGCTCAATGAGCCGGATTGCCTGAATTGTCATGTCGGCTTTGAAAATCCGGGCCTGAATGCCTTCAACGTCTGGACCGAGGGCGGCGACAAGCTCTTCCGCAATCGGCACGACGACATGGGCATCATCGCCTGCGCCGGTTGCCACAACAGCCCCCATGCCACCTACCCGGCACGGAACATCTACGGCGCGGACCGCGACAACATCCCGCCGCTCCAGTTCCAGGGCGTGGCCGGGACCATGGGCACCGAAGGCGGCTGCGTCTGCCACACCGTGACCATGGACTACTCGGCGCACCACGAAAACCAACTGCCGTAA